A stretch of DNA from Paenibacillus sp. FSL W8-0186:
AATTCGATCGACTCTGATGAAATCATCTGGGTGCCGGATAAAAACTTGGGTCACTACGTACAACAGCATACCGACAAGAAGATGATCATCTGGGAAGGCTACTGTAATACGCACGACATGCTAACCGTGAAGGACGTAGTAGAGATGAGGGCGAAGCACCCTAACGCGGAATTTGTTGTTCATCCGGAATGTCGTCCTGAAGTAGTTGCCATGGGTGATTTTGTCGGAAGTACGACAGCTATTTTAGAATACTGCAAAAATTCCAACAGCAAGGAATTCATCGTGGGCACGGAAGATGGAACCGGGTATCAATTGCGTAAGGATAGTCCGGACAAAACATTCCATTTCGCCACGAAGTTCCTCGTCTGTCCAAATATGAAAGTAAACAACTTGAAAAAACTGGTCAAATGCTTGGAGACGATGCAGCCGCAAATTTACGTGCCGCCTGCCGTAGCCGACAAAGCCAGAACTTCCCTAGAGCGCATGTTACAAGTCAAGTAGCATGCGCTACTCTCTTGTTCAAGATAGGTGACCTGTGTAATGATACCACGATATTTGGTTGATTTTGATATAAGTGAGCTGCCTGCCGTGGAGACGGACGTCATCGTGATCGGGTCAGGCATCGCCGGACTGTATACCGCTATTAAAGCTAGTGAGCGTCACCGCGTTATCATCATTACTAAGAAAGCACTGCTGGAGAGTAATACCCGGTATGCGCAAGGAGGCATTGCCGCAGTCATTTCCGAAGAAGATTCGCCGGAGTATCACAGACAGGATACGCTGATGGCCGGGGCAGGGCTATGTTCTTCGTCATCGGTGGATATTCTAGTCAATGAGGGGCCTGTCTGTGTGCAGGAGTTAATCACCCTTGGCACGGCTTTTGATGTAGAGAACGGAGAGCTGGCTTTAACACGGGAGGGGGCCCATAGCCACCGGCGCATTCTGCATGCCAACGGCGACGCCACAGGCTATGAGATTGTGCGTGCGTTATCCGAGCAGTTAGCCGGCCACTCTAATATAGAGATATGGAATGAGCATTTTGTCATTGATCTGATTACGGAGGGCAATGAGTGCATTGGGGCGCTGGTGCAGCGTCCAGATGGACAGCGAGTGTTCCTGCGAGGGCTGGCTACAATCCTGTGTTCCGGCGGGGCGGGCCAGTT
This window harbors:
- the nadA gene encoding quinolinate synthase NadA, which produces MEALALERKAEMNRELRERLLQLKKERNAIILAHYYQRDEIQEVADFRGDSFLLAQKAASTDADTIVFCGVHFMGESAKILAPNKTVLIPDERAGCPMADMVNVDGLRKLKAQHPNAKVVTYINSSAEIKAETDICCTSSNAVKVINSIDSDEIIWVPDKNLGHYVQQHTDKKMIIWEGYCNTHDMLTVKDVVEMRAKHPNAEFVVHPECRPEVVAMGDFVGSTTAILEYCKNSNSKEFIVGTEDGTGYQLRKDSPDKTFHFATKFLVCPNMKVNNLKKLVKCLETMQPQIYVPPAVADKARTSLERMLQVK